CGCTGGCATTCGGACTCTCGAGCATTTCGGCGGCCATTTCAAAATTCATCACGTCGCCGGCGTAATTTTTGACGATAAACAACACGCCGGCTCCGCCGTCAACCGCTGTAGCCGCCGCCAACATTTGGTCGGGCGTGGGCGATGTAAAAATTTGCCCGGGACATGCGGCATCCAACATGCCTTGACCGACAAACCCCGCATGTAACGGTTCATGCCCCGAGCCGCCGCCGGAAATCAAAGCCACTTTGCCGGTTTTTCGCTGTTTACGGCAGACAAAGTTCGGTTCGGTATGCAATTCCACGATGTCGGCATGCGCCTTACTAAAACCTTGCAAACTGGTGTCTAATAAAGTTACGGGGTTATCGATAAACTTTTTCATGAGTCTCTCCTTTTTATTATTGGCGCAAGGCTTCAGTCAATTCCTGTATATCCTGCATCACCCACGTCGGGCCATAGTCCAGCGCTTGCATATCGCTTTCGCGCGAAATACCCGACAAAACCAACACGCTGCGGATACCCGTTTGCACCGCGCCCAGAATATCGGTATCCAGTCTATCGCCAATTGCAATCACTCGATCGGCGGGCACCGATAGCAATGTTAGAGCCTGCTGATAAATAATAGGCGCGGGTTTGCCGATCGTGGTGGGCGTAACCCCCGTGGCGGCGGCAAGGGCTGCCAAAGTTGCGCCATTGCCGGGTAAAAAACCGCGTTCGCTGGGCAGCGTGACATCGCCGTTACTGCCGTAAAACCCTGCGCCCGCCTGAATATGCAGCGCGGCCATACATAACTTTTCCCAAGTCAGGGTTTTATCCAAACCGCTGACTACCAGTTGTACGGCTTCCTCATCATGTTCGCTCGCCAATATAAAGCCCTTGTCCAGTAACGGCTGTCTCAAGCCGGCGCTGCCGATTACATAAACCCGCGTCTCGGAGGGACTATAGCGTTCCGACAGATATATAGCCGTGGCCATGCCGGACGTCAACACTTCCTGAATGCCGATGTCTACCTGCATATTCGCTAATTTTGCGACATATTGCTCGGCGGTAATACTGGCATTGTTGGTGGCCAATACAAACGGCAGTTTCAATTCTCTTAGCGTAGCGAAAAATGCCGTCAGTCCCGGCAGGGCCTGATCGCCGTGCCACAGTACGCCATCCATGTCGATAATGAGGCCGCCAATATCGTTAAAACCTTGCATGATGATTCTTAGTAAACATTTATGTGGGCTAAACAGAATTGCATAAACACCCTGGCCTGTCCAGCCAACCGGCACCCGCTCGAGGGAAACGACGGCGTTAAAGATTGATTTGACGAGGTTTTTGCTTAAATCAACGCAACGGCAACGACAAAGCCGCGCTGCCTGAGGTCTTTTGTAGTTGACTAAACGGCAATAACCCTGTTTAATGCGCGGCTCTTGACGAGCCCAGGTAGCTCAGTCGGTAGAGCAGAGGACTGAAAATCCTCGTGTCGACAGTTCGATTCTGTCCCTGGGCACCACCTTAAAAACCTTCCCAAGCGCTTCTCTTCGTTAGCTAAATTGCCACTATCCCGCTTAGTTACTATGCCGATTGACTAATTGGCGGCAAAATTAAGCACCTACAAGCCCTATCTATATTTCTGGCGCCATTAGATATATCAAGACTGTCAAAAACAACGCGTTTAATGGCAAACAATATGTCCGCACAGTTTAAATTTTTGCTGTATTGACACGCTGCAAATTAAACACCCAACCTAGTAACTAATTTTTTGTGATGTACGTAGCAAATTAACCGATAGCGACTACACTGTATTGCAGTTGTTTTAATTGGCATTCTTCAATGGGGGGCAGTCATGAATGGAGGCTTAAAACAAAAAAACACTCTGCGAAATGGAACCGCTAGAGACAAACGGCTTTCATCGCGAATCGATAAAGTTTCTTTTACTTCATTTGCCGTTCTTGCCACGGCTTTGATGGGCCAGACTGTTGAGGCTCAGACTTTTAGTGAAGCGAGCACTGCAGAACTTAATCGTATTTGTCGGCAAGATTTTACTTATAACTCTACTGACCAACTTGGCGTAATTTGCGGACAGTTACAAGCAGGCGGCGTTACTGCAGGATCGGGTATCGGCAGTCAGTCGCAGCCTAGTTCATTGCTTATCTCTCAACAACAATTAAAAGACGAACAAACCAAAAAAGAACGAAAAAAAAGACCGCCGGCGTCGGCCGACGTGATTGCCGCACAATGGGGCAAATTCAGCACTTTTTTAACGGCCGGAGCCACGACGCTACGCCATTATCAAAACCCCTTTGAAGACGGTTATAACGCATCCATCCCGGCGGTAACGGTAGGTGGCGGTTATTCCGTGTTAAATAATCTGGAAGTGGGGTTAGCCTTTAATTACGCTAATGCAATGGGTAATTACAATGCCGGCGGCGGATTCGATAGTAATTCATACACGCCGCTGCTGTATGTCAACTATCTGCCTTTTGACGGGGCTTTTGCCAACCTCGCTCTGAGTTATACCCGGCGGAATCAATCCATAGACCGATTCGCTGTTGCTGGAACAAACGGCTTAACCAATAACACAACGGTTATTTCAAGGCTTACTACCGGAAACTTCAACGCCAATCAATATACGGTTAATTTTTTAAGCGGCTACGACTTTGCGATTGACAATATCACGTTTGGTCCACGGGTGGGTGTCGATGTCCGGCAATGGGAAATAAACAGTTATCACGAATCCTCAAGTACCGGCTTGGAGTTGCGCTATAACGATCAGCACCAAACCTCCTTACAAACTACCCTTGGTGTGTTCGCCTCATCCGCCCATAGTTTTTCTTTCGGCGTCTTAATTCCGCAAATCAACGTTGCCTGGGTTCATGAACATGCTAATGATTCGCGCATCATTAATGCGCATTTCATTCAGGCGACCGACTCAACGACTGGCCCAGGATTTTTCTTTCAAACCGAAAACCCAGCCCGCGACTGGGCTTTGATCGATGTAGGGACCTCACTACTGGTGCAAAATGGCATACAGGCATTTGCCAACTTTACCACCGTACAGGGCAACAGCAACTTTGAAAGCTATGGCGGCAATGTGGGTGTAAGATTGGAGTGGTAAAAATCAGCTTTTGGATAGCGATGCGGCTGCCATTTTTGTTGGCAATAGTAAAACTTATTCGCCCACATCGTCCAAAATGTTTGCCCATAGCCGTTCCCAACAACATACATGATCGTAATCGTCTATAACGATCAAATTGGAACCTAGCTGTTTGGCTGCATTCACCATCAATGCCGGCGGCACGATGTCGTCCTTGCCGCCGGCAAAATGGTACTGCTTGATCGAAGGATCCAGTGCCGGCAGCTCCGCCGGATTGAGCGAAGCGTTCAGATCATCGTTTTCGGTATAAGCAGCCCAGGCTGACAGATCGAGGTTTGCCGCGACGGTCACCACAGCAACCGTTTCCGGTAAACGCGAAGCAAGCAGCACGGCCAACGTCCCGCCACCACTGTGGCCAATCAAGGCTATACGCCGATAACGCCCGCTGCGAAGCAAGTGTTTAATCACTTCGGCCAAGCTGACCACCACCGCCTCGCCGTATCGATGGCTTAACCAAAAACGACTGGCGCAAGCATCCGTCGAGTGCATGCCGTGATAACACGGTCTCCCCACATAAGCCGAGGAAGCAGGGTCTAAACTCATCAGCTTTAATAGCAAAGCATTGCGCGGCGTAGGATCATCCGTTGGTCTACCGGCAATCCAAGGTGTCCCGTCGCCGTCGATGTAAACGTGCAGGGTTGCCGATGAATTGCCCGATTTGCGATACACCACGTGTTGAAAGTTGCTGCCGCGCATGACTTCACGTTCTAAGTTCAGCAACTTGGCTTGACGGGCGAAGTCTTCCGCTACCGTGCTGCATCCCGTCCCCAAAAATACCGCGAAAAAACCAATAGCCAGGCTTTTCCGGAAAAAGCATCGGCGGCATAAGAACATCTTCAACGGAAAAAAGCCGTTGTAAACCATCGGCCGCATTTAAGGCGACTCTCCGGTGGGGTCGGCCATTCGCCATTCAGCACAGGTTAGATAAGGCGGATTGCGTCCCAGATAATCGCGCAGCTCATCGGCCGTTAAGTTGCGCCCGTCTTTACGACAAAGCTCAGCAAACGCCTGTGCCGGGTCAGCGGCGTGCAATTGCACCTGGCCGTTAGCCAACGCGGACGCCAACAGCGAGGGTTCGCCCGGGCTGAACGCCACGCCCCACACTTCGGCCGCATGCGTTATCCGATCTATCTCCACGCTGGTCGAAGTCTGAATGATTCTGCTTATGCCATCCATGCCGGCAGTGGCCAAAAATTTGCCATTGGCACTAAAAGCAACACTAGTCACCTCGCCACCTTGTTTTACCACGGCGACTAAATCGACTGAGTCGAGGTTGGTCAATTTTGCAGTATTGTCCATGCTACCGGTCGCCAACAGTTTGCCGTCCGGACTGAAAGCCACGCTAAGTACGCTGCCGGCATGCACAATCCGGGACTTTTCTGCTCCGGAAACTAAATCAAACAGTCTTGCCGTTCCGTCTTCGCTGGCGGCAGCCAAATAACGCCCATCCGGGCTAAAGGCGACTTGCGTAGCCGCTGCGGCGAGTGTGATGGTCTGCGATAATTGCCACGTGCGGGTATCAAATACGGATACCGTGCCATCCTTTCCGGCAACCGCCAATTGTTGGCCGTCAAAGCTAAACGCCACAAACCTGATTTCATCGACACCGTCGATTGTCTTTTCCACGCGCCCGGTAGCGGTATTCAAGACCCTGGCGGTTTTGTCCAGGCTGGCGGTCGCTAACCATCGACTATCCGGACTGAATGCGATGCCCCTAACCTCGTCCGCGTGATGCACAGCGGCGATTTCCTCACCCTTTGAAAAATCGATCAGTTTGGCAGTATGGTCTTTGCTAAACGTCGCCATCAAGCGCCCGTCCGAACTGAAGGCCACGCCATACACGGTATCTGCATGTCGGAACGCCGACAGTTGTTGGCCTGTTCGGACATCATAAACCGTCGCGGTGCGGTCCTGGCTTGCTGTCGCCAAATAACGCCCCTCCGGGTGAAATGCCAGGCCCATAACACTGCGTTGCTGACGGATTCTTATATCGTCAGGGAATTGTTCGGTTTCGAACAGACGTACAGACTTGTCCATGCCAACAGTCGCCAGGAATCGGCTGTCCGGGGTGAAGACGATATTCCAAACCGCCCCAGCATGCGGGAGTTTCGTTATTGGCTGCCAAGTGGCCGTTTCTATCAGGCGGACGTTCCCATCCAAACTGGAAAAAGCCAGTAAGCGCGGGTTTGGGCTAAATCTGACGCTATATACATCGTCTCTACCGGTTAAGCGGGCGACTTCTTTACCTGAGGAAATTTCGGTGATTTTCACGGTGTCGTCGTCGCTGCCGGTCGCCAGCCAGCGGCTATCGGCACTGATATCCAGACTGTTCACGGCTTCGATATGCTCGATTCTTTGCAGTTCGTCGCCGGTCTCCGCATCGATAACATGCGCGAAATTATCCCGACTAACCGTTGCCAGGAATCGTCCATCTGCGCTGAAAATCACATGAGTCGCCTCTGCACCGTGTTTTACCCGAAATACTTCCCGGCCTGACGAGACGTCTATCAATCTGACGGATTTATCTGCACTGGCGACGGCCAGACGGCTACCGTCCGGGCTGAAGGCAATATTTGCAACCGGTCCGACCAGTTTAAACTGTCGCAGAGTCCGGCCGGTTGAAACGTCAATCAACTGAACGGTAGGGTCTGCCCCGGCTGCCGCCAGATAACGACCGTCCGGGCTAAACGCCACTGCAGTTACAGCGCCGTTCAGGATAGACGAAAATAAGATGTCATGACACGCGGTATCGATGACCCTGATCTGATTGTCGTTTGAGCCGGTGGCGATAAACCGCTCATCGGGGCTAAAGGCTATAGCGTTGATCCAGCCGTCATGTTTCACGGTAAACAACGCGTTACCGGTTACCGTGTTAAACACGCGTAATGTGCTGCCCTCGCCTCCGGCTGCCAGTAAGCCGCCTTTCGGACTGACACCGATGGCGCGGATAGGCTCTTTAAACGGTATGCGATAATCAGGCAACATCCGCAGCAATTGATACGCCACCGAGGCAGCCGCTGCGTTTGCTTGAATACGCCACGACTCAATCGCCAACGCCGCCGCCCGTTCCACGATACTGTCGTTGGCTGCGGTATTGGCCAACAAGGCAGCCTGAGCCGCAAGTTTGCCGGACTGGGTAATATCGCGCGAACGCTTGGCATCCCACCAATTCCACCACCCCCAGGCCGTCGTCAATAAAAATATCATCGCCAGTGCCAGGAAAACGGCGGTCCGGCGATTGGCCGCCTGCGCTCTAAGCTCCGCCTGCTTGCGCGCCTGCTCGTCCTGTCGTTGTTTCTCCAATACCTGACGTTGCTCCCGGTTCTTTCGCACCACGCCGGTCAGTACATCGTGGATCAGCTCAACCCGCTTGCCGCCGTCTTGTTGCTCCCTGCGTAACACCAATAACCGTCGCTGTACCAGGACATCCAAGGCTTGCTTGGTAACCCCGGGCGTTTGCAGCGCGTTGTCATACGCTTCGCTATTGCGATACCCTGAAACGGTCAGCAACCTGTCTTCGACGAACTGGCGTAATTCCTCGGATTGATCTTGCAGGCAGCGCTGGTAGAACGCCTCCAGTATCAGATCCCGATTACTGTCGACCAGCTGCGACTCGATACGCGGCTGGCTGTTCTTGATTCGGAGTTCGTTCAATTCACGGCACAGCAGACTTAACAAGGCCGGCTCAATTTGCAACGCATCCAGCGCCTGCTGCATATCGCTGCCCGGCTTGCCGGCCACCAAACGGACGATGCTTTCCGCCACCTCGCGTTTGACTAAGCGGCCCTGCGTCTGATCAACCACGGCCAGAGCTTGCGTCCCGTTCATGGGTCGCAAACGCATGCGGTTAAAGATAACCGATGGCATCCGCGGTCGCAGCTCTTCCAGGTTTGCCAGATAGTCTTCCCTTACGCTCAAAATTAGCTTAAAACGATGGTGACTAAAATCAAATTGTTTAGCCAATCCGGAATCGGTCTCCAAACGCACTTTCACCGAGTCGGGACAACGGCCCTCAATCAGATCCGCTAACTCGGTTATAAACTGTTCCGATTCGTTCAACCGTTTTAGGCTTTCGCGGCCCAGCGTAAAAATTTCCTCAAATTGATCGAAACACAGCAACGGCATGATGATGCGATTCTGGGTGTCCCAAAATTCAGCCTGTTTGCGGTGGAAATATTCCCAGAGCGTGTCGCTGTCGGTTGGCACCGACTCCTCTATGGCATGCGCTTTTACCTGTTTCATCAAGGCTGCGAATACCTGCTCACGAAGCGTCAAGGCGTCATCTGAAAAATTCAGCCGGATAGCGACGGGAAGTACTTGATTCTGGCGTATCAGCGGAAACAAACCCGCTTGTAACAAGGAACTTTTGCCCAAACCCGAAACGCCAAACAGTACGGTGAGCCGCTCGCGGTTGACCAATCGATAAAGTCGGCTTATGTCCTCGCTCCGCCCCTTGAAAAACTGCGCCTCCTGCTCCCTGAATGCAGCCAGACCAGGCCAGGGACGCTCTGTATCAACAAGGAAAATTTCCGGCAGGATATCGGCTGAGGTTTGCATATCGGCTATTCCATGCTGCGCCGGTAAGCCCGCTGCAGGTGCTTGATCTCTGTCAAAAACGCCGCACTGCATTGGCCGTTTTGCAGTCGCTCCCAATGCAATTCGCGAATATATTCGTCGAGATTCGGATCGTCCGGCGGCGTATCGTCTATGACTAACGGTATGATGAATCGCCGGCTGTCCGGATAAAAATCCGCACACTCTTCTGCGTACTTCCATTCGAACCTGAAAAACCGCCGTTCTTGCGTCAACGTATTCCGGGAAATAATCGGCACAAATAGCGAACATTGCTCGATGTTGGTTTTGATACGGCTTTTAAATTTATCGCCAACCCGAAGCGCTCCGGAATCTTTATCAAACCAGACTTCGATACCGGCTTTTTCGAAGGCATTCTTGATGGACGATACTGCCGACTCGTCTTCGTGCGCGTAACTCAGAAATACCGCGCCGCTGCGCATCCGCTCGCTCCCGCCGTCATCGACAGCGTCCTGATCCGGTTTCGTGTGGTTGTCGCTGGACGGTATAGCTTCAACCACCGACTGGGCAGGCTCGGGACAGTTGGCGTCGCCGGGGTGCTTGGCCGTCCACCTTCGATACAACTCATCGACAAATTCGACCGCTTGCAACGGAAAAATTTTTGTGCGGGTACTGAAATGCAGCAGAAACTCGGCCAAGTTTATTTCTTTGCTGACTTGGTCGCCGACCAAAAAATCGGTTTTTTCCTTGGATATGATCAAGCGGTGCCGGTTACCGATACGCACGAAAAAGCGCCCCAACCAATCGTACAATTGGCAACCGACCATCATCAGGTCTTGCTTGACTAAGACATCGAACAATAGCTTAGGACGGGTATGCTCCGATTGCAGTTCGTGCATGAACTCCAGAATATCTTCATCGGTAACCGCGTAGTCGGGCGCGGCCGTTAGCTTCCCGAATAGATGGAACACCGTAGTACCCGATAATTGATCCACCTCGTCGGGCAGGTCTTTGGTTGATCCGGGATAAAACTCGATAACCTCCGTGTTACTCTTTCCCGCATAGCGTACTTGGTTTAGCGTCTTAACCAAATAAGGATCAAAACAGGTCGTCACAAATAACTTTAATGGTCTGATTTTGGCGAGCTTAACCAACGTTTCCGGCATTTTATCCAGCGATAAATCAGTCAGAACCAGCTTTACGGTCGGATAGAGGTCTTCCCGCTGCCCGCCCTGAGCAAGATAACGGCAGGCGACGGTATTCAATGTGTCAGCAGGCTTGGCATCGATTCCCAGGCGTTTTGCCAGCTGCTCCGCCAAATACATATACAAAGAAACCGGCCTGCCGCCGATTTCGACCACTACTAATTCCGGGCCGATCACGGGAATAACCCGACCTTCCTCTATGAAAACAATGAGCTGCTCCCAAAGGCGCTCAATATGTACTTCTGTCATCCGCAAGCCCGTCATGTCAGGTTAAACGCAGGAATACTCAGCCCTTATAGTAGCCCCATGACGCCACTAATCAAGCCATTAATAGCGCTTCGGAACACCGGAATAGTGGCGAAAAGACGATCCGAGCCTGCCGGGTTATAGTCGCAACGGCGTCACCCGGCCGCTAGCCAGAAATTCTTGATAATCTGCCAACACCTGCGCATGGTCGAAAGCCAAGGTCGCCGGCAAAGTGTCGAAAGTAAACAAACCGGCGTTTTTGGCATCATCCGCAGCTTGCGGCATGCCGTGCGCTTGCCCGGCATACACGGCCGTAACGGTATGATTGCGCGGGTCGCGGGCGGGATTGGAATAAATTCCCAACAACGCCGTTAGTTCAACATCCAGCCCGGTTTCCTCTTTGGCTTCACGAATAGCCGCGTGTTCCACGGTTTCGCCAACGTCGACGAAACCGCCCGGCACCGCCCACCCGTAGGGAGGAAAAGCGCGTTCTATCAATACGAAAGGGTGTTCCGGCACATCGATCAATTGAATCAAGATATCGGCGGCGAGCAACGGCGTAATTGGCTTGGCCATGTTGGTCCTTGGTAGAGTTAAAAACTGGGTTTGGCGATGGGCTTGATTTTACCTCAGCCTTGCCTCATAACAGATATTGTTATCAGGATTTTAGAGGGCCCCTTATGACTATGCTCTATTACAGCCACGCCGATTTTCTGGCGCACGACACAGGCCCTGGACACCCGGAAAGCCCTGCCCGCCTGCTGGCTATCGAAACGGCATTAAAAGCCGCCAAGTTTCAGAGTATACGGCACGTTTCGGCACCGCTGCCGGACGATATCGAAACCAAGCTGGCTCTGATCCATACCCCCGCCATGATCGCACGCGTTTTGACAGGCATACCGACTGAAGGATTGAGCCATTTCGACGCGGACACAGTCGCTTCACCGGGTTCGAAATCAGCCGCGCTACGCGCAGTCGGCGCGGTCTGCGATGCAGTGGATACTCTCTGTACGGATCGAGCCCAACAAGCGTTTTGCGCCGTGCGTCCACCGGGACACCACGCCATGCCAGGCTATCCCATGGGTTTTTGCCTGTTCAACAACATCGCCATTGCCGCGGAATATGCCCGTAGCCAATACGGTTTGGAACGTATCGCTATTGTGGATTTTGACGTGCACCACGGTAACGGTACCCAGGCAGCGTTTTACAGCCAACCGCAGGTACTGTACGCCTCCAGTCATCAATGGCCGCACTATCCCGGCAGCGGCCATCCCTCGGAAAACGGAGTGGGAAATATTATCAACGTTCCGCTGCCGACCGGCACCGACGGCAAAACGTTCCGGGCCAAATACACGGACATTATTTTACCGGCCGTAAGGAAATTCAACCCACAACTCCTGCTGATTTCCGCCGGATTCGACGCACATAAAGACGACCCCTTGGCCTCATTACGGCTAGTGGAGGACGATTATGCTTGGGTAACGCGGCAGTTAAGGGACATAGCCGATGCCACGTGCAATGGTCGGATTATTTCGGCTTTGGAGGGGGGCTATAATATCCCGGCATTATCAGCCAGCGTCGCAGCCCACGTCGGCAGCTTGTTCCAATAGGCGCTGCCGGGTTGAATGGGGGCGATTGGAACGCCCCCTGATGGATTATTGCAAAACGGGCACAGTGTAGACGTAATCGTTATCTTTCATCGGCGTGTGGCAAGCAAAGCAGGTCGCGGATTTTTCTTTATCGTTCATTACCAGCTTGTCGCCTTCCCAATGTCCAAAACCCCAACCGCCGGTTTCAGCAAATTTCTTGCTGTCTTTGACCATGGCTTCCGCACCGGCAAATTCGCCCGGCACTACGGCTTGCGGCCAGTTAGGGTGAGTTTTTTCCTTCCAACCCACTTTAGCGAAGATAGTGCCGTCCGGCCACGGATTGGTATTGCCGGCGCGAGCCGCTTTAATAGCGACATCGTTACCGAGAATGCTACGCACCAGATGTTTATCCAACCGGTGAGACACGCTCAGGGTCAACCAATCTTTATATTCGCCATGTACAGGTTTGGCGGCTTTGGTTTCGGCATTCAGCGTCGTGGCAGTGGTAAAAGCCGCAGCTGCAAGCAGCAATGCAGCGGTAGAAGTGTTCTTCATGGTCATCCTCCGTAATTAGCAGTCGTGTATGTGAGTCTAGCGCCCAAGATTCTAACCATTTGCCCGCCGGGCCGCCAACTATATCGCCCAAAAAACGGCAAACATTTCCGCACCCTGACTTTTCGTAAATGGAATTCTTCATGAATCTGTCACTTACGCCGAGCATAATTCGGCTATCATGGTAGCGGGTTGAAAGAGCAAGGCTCTATTTCCCGTCTCCTTTTCACACCTCAAAATCAATACTAAATTATGAATATTCTCAAAATCACCCTGCTGGCTTTTTCCTTAATCCTGTCCGCGGGCGTCACCAGCAGCATGGCTTATGCCGAAGAAACCGCCAGCGATTCATCGTCCAACATTAGCGAAGCCATTGCCCATATCGAACAAGCCATCGCCGAAATCCAAAAAAGCGATTTCAATACCGCTCGGGTACATTTGAAAGCCGCCCGCGCTTCCGCTGAAAAAATCTCGGGACACGAAGACGTGGTTAAAAAAGCCAACGGCCTGGTCATTCAAGGTCAAATTAAAACCAAAAAAGGCGACATTAAAAACTCTTCCGCAGATTTGACTCAAGCCTTGGAATTGTATAAATCGCTGTAATTTGTCAGTCAATTAAATGGGTGCCCGAAGGCGCCCATTTCACCGGCCTTACCGGCAAGGTTATATTCTGTAACTTAGCCGGTAAGACCCACCTACTCCCCCGCTCGTGCTACCATTTGCGCAATTTTTAACGCAGCAAATTGCATTACACGAAGGAACCCGCCATGTCCGGCATAAATAACCGCATACCCTATACCCTTGTTTGGATTTGTATTGCCGTGGCCGGAGCGATTGCCGTCGCCGGGATTGCTTTACAACGCGGCGAAACCATCAACAGCATGTGGCTGGTCGTGGCCGCGGTATGCGTCTATGCGTTGGGGTATCGTTTTTACAGCGCCTTTATCGCCGCCAAGGTTTTAATGCTGGATGCCGGCCGCGCCACACCTGCCGAGCGTTTTAACGACGGCAGAGACTTTATGCCCACGCACAAATGGGTGGTATTCGGCCACCATTTTGCAGCCATCGCCGGTCCCGGCCCTCTGATTGGTCCAACCCTGGCCGCGCAATTCGGTTATTTGCCGGGCACGTTGTGGATTTTAACCGGAGCAGTATTGGGCGGGTGCGTGCAGGATTTCGTCACGCTGTTTTTCTCGGTGCGCCGCGATGGTCGCTCGCTGGGGCAAATGGCCAAGGACGAACTCGGCCCAATCGGCGGTGCCGCCGCCATGCTGGGCGTGATGATGATCATGATTATTCTGATCGCGGTACTGGGCTTGGTAGTGGTAAACGCCATGAAGCACAGCCCTTGGGCAACCGCTACCGTGGCGGCCACCATACCGATCGCGGTACTGATGGGAATCTATTTGCATCAGTTGCGCCCGGGCCGGGTGTTGGAAGCCACCCTGATCGGCGTATCGTTGTTGATTTTTGCGGTATTGGGCGGCGGCTGGATAGACGAGAACCCGGTTCTGCGAAGCTGGTTCGATTACGACGCGCAACAGCTGGCCGTCATGGTGATTTTATATGGTTTTGCCTCGGCGGTGCTGCCGGTATGGTTGCTGCTGGCCCCACGCGATTATCTATCCACCTTTATGAAGCTGGGTACCATTGCCGCCCTGGCAATTGCCATCGTGGTATTACACCCGGAACTGAAAATGCCGGCCTTAACCCAGTTCATCGACGGCAGCGGGCCGATATTCGGCGGCAAACTATTCCCATTTGTGTTT
This sequence is a window from Methylomonas methanica MC09. Protein-coding genes within it:
- a CDS encoding HAD-IIA family hydrolase, with amino-acid sequence MQGFNDIGGLIIDMDGVLWHGDQALPGLTAFFATLRELKLPFVLATNNASITAEQYVAKLANMQVDIGIQEVLTSGMATAIYLSERYSPSETRVYVIGSAGLRQPLLDKGFILASEHDEEAVQLVVSGLDKTLTWEKLCMAALHIQAGAGFYGSNGDVTLPSERGFLPGNGATLAALAAATGVTPTTIGKPAPIIYQQALTLLSVPADRVIAIGDRLDTDILGAVQTGIRSVLVLSGISRESDMQALDYGPTWVMQDIQELTEALRQ
- a CDS encoding autotransporter outer membrane beta-barrel domain-containing protein: MNGGLKQKNTLRNGTARDKRLSSRIDKVSFTSFAVLATALMGQTVEAQTFSEASTAELNRICRQDFTYNSTDQLGVICGQLQAGGVTAGSGIGSQSQPSSLLISQQQLKDEQTKKERKKRPPASADVIAAQWGKFSTFLTAGATTLRHYQNPFEDGYNASIPAVTVGGGYSVLNNLEVGLAFNYANAMGNYNAGGGFDSNSYTPLLYVNYLPFDGAFANLALSYTRRNQSIDRFAVAGTNGLTNNTTVISRLTTGNFNANQYTVNFLSGYDFAIDNITFGPRVGVDVRQWEINSYHESSSTGLELRYNDQHQTSLQTTLGVFASSAHSFSFGVLIPQINVAWVHEHANDSRIINAHFIQATDSTTGPGFFFQTENPARDWALIDVGTSLLVQNGIQAFANFTTVQGNSNFESYGGNVGVRLEW
- a CDS encoding alpha/beta hydrolase family protein, encoding MRPMVYNGFFPLKMFLCRRCFFRKSLAIGFFAVFLGTGCSTVAEDFARQAKLLNLEREVMRGSNFQHVVYRKSGNSSATLHVYIDGDGTPWIAGRPTDDPTPRNALLLKLMSLDPASSAYVGRPCYHGMHSTDACASRFWLSHRYGEAVVVSLAEVIKHLLRSGRYRRIALIGHSGGGTLAVLLASRLPETVAVVTVAANLDLSAWAAYTENDDLNASLNPAELPALDPSIKQYHFAGGKDDIVPPALMVNAAKQLGSNLIVIDDYDHVCCWERLWANILDDVGE
- a CDS encoding WD40 repeat domain-containing protein — encoded protein: MQTSADILPEIFLVDTERPWPGLAAFREQEAQFFKGRSEDISRLYRLVNRERLTVLFGVSGLGKSSLLQAGLFPLIRQNQVLPVAIRLNFSDDALTLREQVFAALMKQVKAHAIEESVPTDSDTLWEYFHRKQAEFWDTQNRIIMPLLCFDQFEEIFTLGRESLKRLNESEQFITELADLIEGRCPDSVKVRLETDSGLAKQFDFSHHRFKLILSVREDYLANLEELRPRMPSVIFNRMRLRPMNGTQALAVVDQTQGRLVKREVAESIVRLVAGKPGSDMQQALDALQIEPALLSLLCRELNELRIKNSQPRIESQLVDSNRDLILEAFYQRCLQDQSEELRQFVEDRLLTVSGYRNSEAYDNALQTPGVTKQALDVLVQRRLLVLRREQQDGGKRVELIHDVLTGVVRKNREQRQVLEKQRQDEQARKQAELRAQAANRRTAVFLALAMIFLLTTAWGWWNWWDAKRSRDITQSGKLAAQAALLANTAANDSIVERAAALAIESWRIQANAAAASVAYQLLRMLPDYRIPFKEPIRAIGVSPKGGLLAAGGEGSTLRVFNTVTGNALFTVKHDGWINAIAFSPDERFIATGSNDNQIRVIDTACHDILFSSILNGAVTAVAFSPDGRYLAAAGADPTVQLIDVSTGRTLRQFKLVGPVANIAFSPDGSRLAVASADKSVRLIDVSSGREVFRVKHGAEATHVIFSADGRFLATVSRDNFAHVIDAETGDELQRIEHIEAVNSLDISADSRWLATGSDDDTVKITEISSGKEVARLTGRDDVYSVRFSPNPRLLAFSSLDGNVRLIETATWQPITKLPHAGAVWNIVFTPDSRFLATVGMDKSVRLFETEQFPDDIRIRQQRSVMGLAFHPEGRYLATASQDRTATVYDVRTGQQLSAFRHADTVYGVAFSSDGRLMATFSKDHTAKLIDFSKGEEIAAVHHADEVRGIAFSPDSRWLATASLDKTARVLNTATGRVEKTIDGVDEIRFVAFSFDGQQLAVAGKDGTVSVFDTRTWQLSQTITLAAAATQVAFSPDGRYLAAASEDGTARLFDLVSGAEKSRIVHAGSVLSVAFSPDGKLLATGSMDNTAKLTNLDSVDLVAVVKQGGEVTSVAFSANGKFLATAGMDGISRIIQTSTSVEIDRITHAAEVWGVAFSPGEPSLLASALANGQVQLHAADPAQAFAELCRKDGRNLTADELRDYLGRNPPYLTCAEWRMADPTGESP
- a CDS encoding toll/interleukin-1 receptor domain-containing protein codes for the protein MTEVHIERLWEQLIVFIEEGRVIPVIGPELVVVEIGGRPVSLYMYLAEQLAKRLGIDAKPADTLNTVACRYLAQGGQREDLYPTVKLVLTDLSLDKMPETLVKLAKIRPLKLFVTTCFDPYLVKTLNQVRYAGKSNTEVIEFYPGSTKDLPDEVDQLSGTTVFHLFGKLTAAPDYAVTDEDILEFMHELQSEHTRPKLLFDVLVKQDLMMVGCQLYDWLGRFFVRIGNRHRLIISKEKTDFLVGDQVSKEINLAEFLLHFSTRTKIFPLQAVEFVDELYRRWTAKHPGDANCPEPAQSVVEAIPSSDNHTKPDQDAVDDGGSERMRSGAVFLSYAHEDESAVSSIKNAFEKAGIEVWFDKDSGALRVGDKFKSRIKTNIEQCSLFVPIISRNTLTQERRFFRFEWKYAEECADFYPDSRRFIIPLVIDDTPPDDPNLDEYIRELHWERLQNGQCSAAFLTEIKHLQRAYRRSME